One Bos javanicus breed banteng chromosome 10, ARS-OSU_banteng_1.0, whole genome shotgun sequence genomic window, CCGGAAGCGACTGGAGGTTCGGGTCTGCCATGTGCCGCTTCGTCACGGCAGCCTTCTACGGGAACATGTACGCCTCCATCATGCTCATGACGGCCATCAGCGTCGACCGCTTCCTGGCCGTGGTGTACCCCATCCAGTCCCTCTCCTGGCGGACCCTGGGGCGCGCTTCCTTCATCTGCCTGGCCATCTGGGCCATGGCCATCGCGGGGGTGGCGCCCCTGCTCCTGCAGGAGCAGGCCACCCAGGTGCCGGGGCTCAACATCACCGCCTGCCACGACGTGCTCAACCAGACGCTGCTGGAAGGCTACTACTCGTACTACTTCTCCGCCTTCTCCGCCGTCTTCTTCTTCGTGCCGCTGACCCTTTCCACCGTCTGTTACGTGTCCATCATCCGATGCCTCAGCTCTTCCACGGTTGCCAACCAGAACAAGAAGTCCCGGGCTTTGCTCCTGTCCGCGGCTGTCTTCTGCATCTTCATCCTTTGCTTTGGACCCACAAACATCCTTCTGCTTCTCCACTACGCGTTCCTTTCAAGCTCTGATCCCATGACAGAGGCCGCCTACTTTGCCTACCTCCTGTGTGTCTGCGTCAGCAGCATAAGCTGTTGCATCGACCCCTTGATATACTACTATGCTTCCTCGGAGTGCCAGAGGCACCTCTCTGCTATCTTACACTGCAAAGAAAGTTCAGATCCCGGCAGCTGTAACAGCAGCGGTCAGCTGATGCCAAGTAAAATGGACACCTGCTCTAGTAACCTGAGTAGCAGTCTATACAAAAAGCTCTTAACTTAGGAAAAGGGACTGACagtgagttaaaaagaaaatgttaaaaaggcAAATCACCTGAGGAGTCAACTTCATCCCTGACAGAAGTGTTTCCTTTACCATCCAAAACAACAAACTTGTGATTTATGTGGCTCCCTAGGAGAGCTTGTATATTTGTTAGTTACAGACAAAAGTAGCAGGAATAGAAAACATTCCAAGAGAGTATTGCCAGAGTTACCACAAGAACTAAGCAtctctgtttttatatatttacatgctgattatagatatatgtgtgtatgtgtgaatttaTACACATGGACTTATATCATTTGCAGTACAGTATAGAATAGGCACTTGGAAACCCTCTCTTTTTTCACCAGAGACTATGGAAATAAACTCTGATTTTCTGATTTAACATGCAAAGTTTAGGTTGGAGTTTAACTCGGAACATCTGAAGAAGCCCATGAGGAGTGAGGGATTCTACACTTTGGACTCGCACAGCTTTtgcaaataaatgtatttttaaattgttcaacAGCAATGTTTAAATTGTTGGGGGATGAGACTTAGTACTAGCTGTGTGTACAGaaagttcttttgtttttcttgttaaatATATCAATGTTtgaattcttaaaattattaaagcGGATGAAAACAGATGATGTGGGTAGCATTTTTGCTGCTTTACACGCCACGTGTGTAAACTGAGAATGAGCAGAAGTCCCACCAGTGACCTGAGGCTGGCTTTCAAAGCGacttgcccccctcccccagatgAAAGACTCCAGGCAGTAGATACAAGACAGAGCCACGTGTTTGCTATCCTCTGCTGGGATTCCCCCAAGGATTGGCCATGAGCTTATCATATTTATTAGAAGTTGGAGTAGGATGTGCCATCCCAAGAGATAATGAACATAGAAGACTTCTCTGCCTATTTTAAGAGTGGAGAAAGAAGGCATGTCTGCTTGCAGCAGTTAGGCTGCAAGGGTCACTGTCAGCTGGAACCAGCCACAGACAAGCATGGACAGTCATCGTGTGCTCTAGGCACGCATGGGTGCTGGGCAGACAGAGTTGAGTCAGTCTGAAACCTACTATGGAGAATAACAAAGTGGACCAACATATGGTGTGGACAAGAGATGCATCAATATGTAAAGAAGTGGTTTAGCCAGATGCCACCAGGAAGTGCCACATAATCGAGCCTGGCGGGTGAAGAACTTTGAACATTTGGGTTACTGCTTCCTGTGGTTATAACTTGAGATGAAAACATCATATATTACAGgaagcatgtttttaaaaataagtcctTCAGTAACAGAATATGAAATGTTTTATTACAGTGTTATTCAAGCAAGATAATTataaattctgtatataatataatCATCAGTCTATGTATCAACATGAAAGCAAAGTTATACataaaagattgaaaaaataaaacatcaactAAGAAAAAGTCCTTCAGTCTGACTTAATTGGACACTATTTACCAATGTGTTGTTCAGTACATACTcaaatcagatttt contains:
- the F2R gene encoding proteinase-activated receptor 1, which encodes MGPRWLLLWAAGLGLCSPLVSARTRGPRPGTDPTNGTLGPRSFFLRNSNDGYEQIPLPEDEDSSEGEFTEDRLSSDNRSSPPQKSPPGFISKSASGYLTSAWLTVFIPSVYTGVFLVSLPLNIMAVVVFVLKMKVKKPAVVYMLHLAAADVLFVCVLPFKISYYFSGSDWRFGSAMCRFVTAAFYGNMYASIMLMTAISVDRFLAVVYPIQSLSWRTLGRASFICLAIWAMAIAGVAPLLLQEQATQVPGLNITACHDVLNQTLLEGYYSYYFSAFSAVFFFVPLTLSTVCYVSIIRCLSSSTVANQNKKSRALLLSAAVFCIFILCFGPTNILLLLHYAFLSSSDPMTEAAYFAYLLCVCVSSISCCIDPLIYYYASSECQRHLSAILHCKESSDPGSCNSSGQLMPSKMDTCSSNLSSSLYKKLLT